GTGAACGCCTTCGGCGTCAAGCTCATGGCCACCATCAACTCCGCGGGGGTGTTCATCGAGCTGATCGCCGCCGTGGCCCTGGCCATCTTCCTCGCGGCGCACATCACCCGCGGCCCCAGCTCCGTCCTGACCGAGACATACGGGCTCGGGAGCGGCGACACCCTCGGCTACTTCGGCGCGTTCCTCACCGCGTCACTGGCATCGGCGTATGTGATGTACGGCTTCGACACGGCATCCTCGCTCGGCGAGGAGTCGCACGATCCGAGCCGCAACGCCCCGCGCGCCATCCTGCGTGCCCTGATCGCGTCCTTCGTCATCGGCGGGCTGATTCTGCTCTTCGCGATGATGGCCGTGCCCGATCTCGCCGCGAAGGAGCTGGGGACGGAAGGACTGCAGTACGTGGTGCTCAAGACCCTCGGCTCGACGATCGGCGAGATCTTCCTGTGGTGCGTCGTCGTCGCGATCACCGTGTGCGCCCTGGCCGTGCACGCCGCGGGCATCCGGCTGATGTTCGCGATGGCACGCGACAACAACCTGCCTGCGGGCTCGATGCTGGCGCGTGTCAGCCCGCGCTTCAAGACGCCGGTCGTGCCCGCCGTGGTAATCGGCGTGGTGGCGGTGGTCATCCTGGTCATCAACATCAACCAGCCGCAGATCTTCTCGGTGATCACCAGCATCGCGATCATCATGATCTACATCGCCTATCTGCTGGTCACTTTCCCCATGCTGCTGCGGCGGCTGCGCGGCAGGTGGCAGCCGGCCGAGGGGAAGTTCTCGCTCGGCCGGTTCGGGCTGCCTGTCAACATCCTGGCCGTGGTGTGGGGCCTGGCCATGTCCATCAACCTCGCCTGGCCGCGCGCCGCTGTCTACAACGCCACCGGTCCCCAGCACTGGTATCTGCGCTGGGGCGCGTTCCTGTTCGTCGGTGTGGTCGCGCTCGGCGGCTTCGCCTACTACTGGTTCGTGCAGCGCCACCGTACGGGCGTACTCGCCGAGCACCGCGCCGTCACAGCGGACGAGCCTCCGGCCACCGCCACCCCCTGACGTCCCGATCCGGCATCCCGATCCGACGTCCCGAACCTGGAGCTGCGATGTCCGCACAGAACCCCGCCCACGAGTTCGACTATGTGGTGGTCGGCGGCGGCACGGCCGGAGCCGTGGTCGCCGCCCGGCTGACCGAGGACCCGGAGTCGAGCGTCTGCGTGGTGGAGGCCGGGCCCTCGGACGTCGGCGACGAGAACATCCTCAGACTCGACCGGTGGATGGCCCTGCTGGAGTCGGGATACGACTGGGACTATCCGGTGGAGCCGCAGGAGAACGGCAACAGCTTCCTGCGGCAGGCCCGCGCCAGAGTGCTCGGCGGCTGCTCGTCGCACAACTCATGCATCGCCTTCTGGGCCCCGGCCGAGGACCTGGACGAGTGGGCGGCGATGGGGTGCACGGGCTGGAGCGCCAAGGACTGTTTTCCGCTCTACCAGCGCCTGGAGGCCAATGACGCGCCCGGCGAGCACCACGGCCGGACGGGCCCGGTCACCATCCGCACCGTACCGCCGAACGACCCGTGCGGGAGAGCGCTGCTCGCGGCCTGCGAGGCGGCGGGCATCCCCACCACGCCGTTCAACACCGGCACCACGGTGGTACGCGGCGCGAACTGGTTCCAGATCAACGCCCGCCCCGACGGCATCCGTTCATCCGCGTCGGTGTCCTATCTCCACCCGGTTCTCGGGAGGCGGCCGAAGCTCGAAGTACGTACGGGGCTCCAGGCCAAGCGGCTGCTCTTCGGCGAACAGGGGCGCTGCACCGGCGTCGAGTACCTGGAACCCGACGCCATCCACAGCGGGTCTGTCACCGCCCGCCGCGAAGTCGTCGTCTGCTGCGGGGCCATCGACTCGCCCAAGTTGCTGATGCTGTCGGGTATCGGCCCCGCCGGGCATCTGCGCGACTGCGGCGTCGACGTACGGGTCGACTCCCCCGGTGTCGGCTCCCATCTCCAGGACCACCCCGAGGGCGTGATCATGTGGGAGGCGAAGCAGCCCATGGTCACCTCCTCGACCCAGTGGTGGGAGATCGGCATCCTCGCCGACACCGAGCCCGGCCTGGACCGGCCGGACCTGATGCTCCACTACGGCTCGGTGCCGTTCGACATGAACACCTACCGGCGCGGCTATCCGACCTCCGACAACGCCTTCTGCCTCACCCCGAATGTCACCCGCGCCCGGTCCCTGGGCACGGTCCGGCTGCGCACCCGCGACTTCCGGGACAAGCCGAAGGTCGACCCGCGCTACTTCACGCACGAGCACGACATCCGGGTGATGACCTGCGGCCTGCGGCTCGCCCGAGAGATCGCCGCCCAGGCTCCGATGGCCGAGTGGACCGGCACCGAACTCGCTCCGGGCCCGTCGCTGCGGAGCGACGACGAGCTGTTCTCGTATGTTCGCGAGACCCACAACACGGTCTACCACCCGGCGGGCACCGTGCGGATGGGGGCCGAGGACGACGTGGACTCGCCGCTCGATCCGCAGCTGCGGGTCAAGGGAGTCACCGGGCTGCGCGTGGCCGACTCGTCGGTCATGCCGCTCCTGCCCGCGGTCAATCCCTGCATCACGACCATGATGATCGGCGAGAAGTGCGGGGATCTGATCCGGTCGAGCTGAGTGACGACCGTCGTGCAACGTCGTCGCAACGTCCCGGTCCCTAGCCTCGCGGCGAGCGCCGTCCAGAGGCGGGCGGCACCCTCACCGGGAGGCCTTGGATGACCCGATACGCAGCGCCGGGCAGCGACGGCGCGATCGTCTCGTACCAGTCCCGCTACGACCACTGGATCGGGGGCGAGTACGTCCCCCCGGCCCGCGGCCAGTACTTCGAGAACCCGAGCCCGGTCAACGGCCGCCCCTTCACCGAGATCGCGCGCGGCACCGCCGAGGACGTCGAACGCGCCCTGGACGCGGCGCACGCGGCGGCCCCCGCCTGGGGCCGCACCTCCGCGGGCGACCGCGCCGCCCTTCTGCTGAAGATCGCTGACCGGATGGAGGCACATCTGGAGGAACTGGCGGTCGCCGAGACCTGGGAGAACGGCAAGCCCGTCCGCGAGACCCTGGCCGCCGACATCCCGCTCGCCATCGACCACTTCCGCTATTTCGCGGGCGCGCTGCGAGCCCAGGAAGGCTCGCTCAGCGAGGTCGACGACGACACGATCGCCTACCACTTCCACGAGCCGCTGGGTGTGGTCGGCCAGATCATTCCCTGGAACTTCCCGATCCTGATGGCGGTGTGGAAGCTGGCGCCCGCCCTGGCGGCGGGCAACGCGGTGGTGCTCAAGCCCGCCGAACAGACTCCGGCCTCCATTCACTTCTGGCTGAGCCTGGTCGCCGACCTGCTGCCGCCCGGAGTCGTCAACGTCGTCAACGGCTTCGGTGTGGAGGCGGGCAAACCGCTGGCCTCCAGCCCGCGCGTCGCGAAGATCGCGTTCACCGGCGAGACCACGACGGGGCGGCTGATCATGCAGTACGCCTCCGAGAACATCCGGCCGGTCACGCTGGAACTCGGCGGCAAGTCACCGAACATCTTCTTCGACGACGTCTGGGCGGCCGACGACGACTTCCGTGACAAGGCGCTCGAAGGCTTCACCATGTTCGCCCTCAACCAGGGCGAGGTGTGCACATGCCCGTCGCGGGCGCTGATCCAGCGCGGCCACTACAGCGAATTCCTGGAGGCGGGCATCGCCCGCACCGAGAAGATCGCGCCGGGCCACCCCCTGGACACGGACACGATGATCGGCGCGCAGGCGTCCAACGACCAGCTCCAGAAGATCCTTTCCTATCTGGGCATCGGCCAGCAGGAAGGAGCGAAGATCCTGACGGGCGGTCAGCGCATCGAGTACGACGGCGAGCTGGCCGGCGGCTACTACGTCCAGCCCACGATCTTCGAGGGCGACAACCGCATGCGGGTCTTCCAGGAGGAGATCTTCGGGCCGGTCGTCGCGGTCACGTCCTTCAGCGACTTCGACGACGCCGTCAACACGGCGAACGACACGCTGTACGGGCTCGGCGCGGGCGTATGGACGCGTGACATCAACACGGCGTACCGAGCGGGACGGGCCATCCAGGCGGGCCGGGTCTGGACGAACTGCTACCACGCGTATCCGGCGCACGCGGCGTTCGGCGGGTACAAGCAGTCGGGGATCGGCCGCGAGAACCACAAGATGATGCTGGAGCACTACCAGCAGACGAAGAACCTGCTGGTGTCGTATTCGCCGAAGAAGCTGGGCTTCTTCTAGACGCAGAGAAAGGGCGCCTGACCAGGGCAGATGCCCGTCAGGCGCCCTTCTCGACGCACACTTGACCAGCAGTTCCCGGGCAGTTCGGGGCCACTCGCGTGCGGGTGAACCGGATCCCGGCCGGACGCCGAGCCCGGCTGATGCCGGGCACCTCGAACGCGGCGACGCGTGGAAGTCAACCCTGACGCGTCTGATCACCGGCATCTACCTGGCCGACAAGAGTCATGTCAGCTGGAACGGTTCGGACTTGGCCCAAGTCGACCCGGCCACCGTCTGGAACGCCACCGGCCTGGTCCCGCAGATCTTCGCGCAGTGGCCGCTGCGGGTCCGCGAGAACGTCACCCTCGGCCAGCCGCGCACCGTCGACGACGGGCCCGTGTGGGAGGCCGTCGACGCGGTCGGCATGCGTGATGCGATCGACGAACTCCCGGCCGGCCTGGACACCCTCCTCGCCCGCGAAATCTTCGGAGGCGCGGAGCTGTCCGGCGGGCAGTGGCAGAGGCTGGCATGTTCCAGGGCCCTGTACCGCCGCCCGCCGCTGCTGGTCCGTCGTCCGCAGCACCGACCTCGACGTACTGCGCTGCTACGCCCCCATCGTCGCCCCTGATCCCTGCCCATCGTCTCCTCGCGTGTCCGGCGCCGAGACCCCGCCCTCTGCTGGTGCTCGGCCTGCGGGACCGCAAGCGGCGGCCGCGGCCGCCTCCAACCGGGCGTCGTGCCTTGAGGTGTGGCTGGCCCGGCCAGCCCGGCAGGCAGGCAGGCGAGGTGTCGTCCATGGCCCATGACCTGCAATGTTGCTCACTTCTCGAGAACTGGCGCGGTCGGTCGACGGGCGAGTGTCAGTGTCCGGTGCCAGGCTGAAGTCGTACTCGATCCGCGAAAGGCAATCGCCGTGATCACCACTGACTTCGTCCCCGGCTCCCCCTGCTGGCTCGACCTCGCCGCTCCCGACGTCCCTGCCACCGCCGCCTTCTACAACGCCGTACTCGGGTGGGACTACGAGTCCATGGGCGAGGGAGAGGACATGGAAGGCGGGATGTTCCGGAAGGGCGGCAAGATCGTCGCCGGGCTCGGCAAGCTCACCGAGGAAGGCGCACGCTCGGCCTGGATGATCTACTACAGCGTCGCCGACGCCGATGCCACGACCCAGGCCGTCGAGAGCGCCGGCGGCACGGTGCGGGTGGCGCCCATGGACCTCGACGAGTGGGGACGGATGGCGCAGTACAGCGACCCGCTGGGGGGCCAGTTCGCCGTCTGGCAGCCCGGAACGAACAAGGGCGTTGATCTGGTGGACGAGCCGGGCTCGCTGTCCTGGACCGAGCTGTACACGAGCGACGCCGCGGCCGCGAAGGAGTTCTACGGCGGTGTCCTCGGCTGGCAGTTCAGTGACATGCAGCTGCCGGGCGGCGGAGGCACGTACATCCTCATCACCCCCGGCGGACTTCCCCAGGAGCGCATGCACGGCGGCCTCATGGAACTTCCCAAGGAGAACCTCGCCCTGACTAAGGGACGTCCGTACTGGCACCCGGTCTTCAACGTCACCGACTGCGACGCCGCGGTCGCCAAGGTCACCGAGAACGGTGGCAGCGTGCAGATGGGGCCGGAGGACGCCGAGGGCGTCGGCCGCCTGGCCGTCTGCCTCGACCCGTCGAACGCCGACTTCGTGGTGCTGACCCCGACCCCGAGCTAGGACTTTGTTGACAGGGGTGCACCCAGGGCGTGCTCGGCATGGAGACTCTCCGCGCTCTGTGGCCGGCCGACGCACCGGCACCCCTCCGCCGTCGCCGACGGCGGGCCTGGTTCGGGGCGGCAGTGGTCGTGTCAGCCGTCGCCGTCGCCGTCGCTCTGTCGCTGCTCCTGCGGCCGGCGGCAGGCCCGACCGTCACCGCCGCCGAAGTGCACGTCCCCACCCAGCGATTGCACTGCGGGCAGACCGCCGAACTGGTGGGCGTCCTGACCACCGACGGTCGGGTCGGCCCATGACGTACCGGTGGCTTCGCCGTGACGGTCATGACTCCGGCGAGCTGAGCCGCACGGCGCGCCGCGGGGACCGCGAGGTCACCGTCCACCTTCGGTGGACGGTGACCTCGCGGTCCCCGGCGCCTTGGCTCAGGGCACCTTTGCGTACTCGTGCCCCTGACTCGTCGGTCCCTGTCGCAGCCTGCCGTTCATCGGCGCCGGGCGCGGCCGTGACCTCGGGCGACGTCTCTACATTCCGCCCCGCGCCTCTGCGTCGGCCACGGCGATCGCGATGCCGAGTGCCTGGGCGATGTTGCCGGCTGCCGTCATGACGCGGGCTGTGCCCACGATGGGGGCGATGGCGACCAGGACATCCTGCAGCTGATCGGCAGTCATACCGGACTGGAGGGCGGGGTCGATGTTGGCGACGTAGGAGATCGGCGGAGCGTCCGAGGCGGCGAGTGCAGCAATGCGGGTGAGCATAAACATGTCCGGGGTCAGCCCGCACCGCTCAACCGAGTCAACCGTCATCGCGGCGAGGGTGTCGAGTACCGGGGTTTCAGATGCTGTGGCCATGGCGGGTCGTCTCCTGCTGGTGTCGTGACGAGGATCAACGTGCGGAAGAGAGGGCTCCGCATCCCTGTGCAGCGCTTACTGCTCGACGGTAAGTCCGTTCCCCGCAGATCGCCTGTCGAGGGGGCCGTCCGAGGAGCCGGAGGAGTCAGGCAGCCAGGCGGGCAACGGGAGGGAACCTGCGGGCCACGCAGCCGGTCAGCCGGTCGGCTCCAGGGAGCGACGGGCGAGAGCACGGCTTCCGGCCGCTATGGCGAGCGCCACGACGATCAGCATCGCCGCGACTGCGAACGTGACCCGCATCCCCGTCGCAACGGCGTCCGGGTGCGCCGCCCCGATGTCGGTCGTCGCCGACGCGAGCGCGAACACGGCGCCCATGACGGATGCACCGGTGACGAGCCCCAGATTGCGCGACAGGTTGAGCATGCCTGAAATGACGCCCCGCTGGTCCGGGCGGACATCGGACATGACGGCGGTGTTGTTGGCCGTCTGGAACAGCGCATAGCCGGCGGTGATGACGGCGATGGGGGCGATGTAGCCGGGGATGCCGAGCCTCGTCGGCATCGCGGACAGGATGAGGGAGCCGACTGCTATGCCGATGAGTCCAAGGATGGTCATGCGCCCGCCGCCGAGGCGGTCCACGATGCGACCGGCCGGCACACCGGTCACTGCGGCGACCAGCGGACCCACCGACATGACGAGTCCCACCGGGGCCGCGTCGAGGCCGAGCGCACGAGAGAGATAGAAGGGTCCGACCACCAGCGTCGCCATCATCACCGTCGAGACGAGCGCGCTCGTGGCGAGGCTCGCACTCAGCGCGGCATCACGGAACATCGTCAGCCGGATCAAGGGTGATGCCGTTCTCGTCTCGGCGAGGACGAAGAGGCCGACTCCGAAGGCGGCGGCCAACAGCAGAGCCACATTGAGCGGACCGAAACTGCCGCGCCCCGTCGTCATGGCGAGTGCGTAGGCCGCAAGCGTCACAGCCAGCAGCAGTGTGCCCGCACTGTCGAAGCGGGTTCCGCCCGCCTTCGGTGCCCGACGGTCAACGGGCAGGTAGCGATGGGCGAGAAGGAAGGTCAGGACACCCAGCGGCACGCTGACGAGAAAGATGGCCCGCCAACTGAGCCCGGAGATCAGAACGCCGCCGAGCGACGGGCCGAGAGCGGTCCCGATCGCCGACATCGTTCCGAGCAGCCCCATGGCGCTACCGGTCCTTGCCTTCGGAACCGTCTCACCGACAAACGCGATGGTGAGGGCCATCATGACGGCCGCACCGAGCCCTTGCGCCGCCCGGGCGGCAATCAGCATCCAGAGCGTGGACGCGACGCCGCACAGGACCGAGGCCGCCGTGAACAGGGAGATTCCGGCCAGGAGGAGCCGTCGGCGGCCGGTGATGTCACCCAGCCGTCCGACGCTGACGATCATGGTGGTGATGGCGAGGAGATAGGCGAGGACGATCCACTGGACTTCCTGGAAGGGGGCGGCGAACTCCCGTGCCAGGGTCGGCAGGGCGACATTGGC
This window of the Streptomyces sp. SLBN-118 genome carries:
- a CDS encoding APC family permease is translated as MSGGSGGGPDRSHAHYLRRAQGKHDDDALGELGYKPELKRTLGNFHTFAAGISYISILTGIFQLFYFGIAFGGPAYWWSWPMVFVGQLMVALCFCELAARYPVAGSVYNWSKTMGGPHVGWLGGWMMMTATMVTLSAVALAYQITLPQIDDWFQFVGDGSGKTDAAANAVLLGTVLILFTTVVNAFGVKLMATINSAGVFIELIAAVALAIFLAAHITRGPSSVLTETYGLGSGDTLGYFGAFLTASLASAYVMYGFDTASSLGEESHDPSRNAPRAILRALIASFVIGGLILLFAMMAVPDLAAKELGTEGLQYVVLKTLGSTIGEIFLWCVVVAITVCALAVHAAGIRLMFAMARDNNLPAGSMLARVSPRFKTPVVPAVVIGVVAVVILVININQPQIFSVITSIAIIMIYIAYLLVTFPMLLRRLRGRWQPAEGKFSLGRFGLPVNILAVVWGLAMSINLAWPRAAVYNATGPQHWYLRWGAFLFVGVVALGGFAYYWFVQRHRTGVLAEHRAVTADEPPATATP
- a CDS encoding MFS transporter — translated: MLLSSLGTSIANVALPTLAREFAAPFQEVQWIVLAYLLAITTMIVSVGRLGDITGRRRLLLAGISLFTAASVLCGVASTLWMLIAARAAQGLGAAVMMALTIAFVGETVPKARTGSAMGLLGTMSAIGTALGPSLGGVLISGLSWRAIFLVSVPLGVLTFLLAHRYLPVDRRAPKAGGTRFDSAGTLLLAVTLAAYALAMTTGRGSFGPLNVALLLAAAFGVGLFVLAETRTASPLIRLTMFRDAALSASLATSALVSTVMMATLVVGPFYLSRALGLDAAPVGLVMSVGPLVAAVTGVPAGRIVDRLGGGRMTILGLIGIAVGSLILSAMPTRLGIPGYIAPIAVITAGYALFQTANNTAVMSDVRPDQRGVISGMLNLSRNLGLVTGASVMGAVFALASATTDIGAAHPDAVATGMRVTFAVAAMLIVVALAIAAGSRALARRSLEPTG
- a CDS encoding VOC family protein — encoded protein: MITTDFVPGSPCWLDLAAPDVPATAAFYNAVLGWDYESMGEGEDMEGGMFRKGGKIVAGLGKLTEEGARSAWMIYYSVADADATTQAVESAGGTVRVAPMDLDEWGRMAQYSDPLGGQFAVWQPGTNKGVDLVDEPGSLSWTELYTSDAAAAKEFYGGVLGWQFSDMQLPGGGGTYILITPGGLPQERMHGGLMELPKENLALTKGRPYWHPVFNVTDCDAAVAKVTENGGSVQMGPEDAEGVGRLAVCLDPSNADFVVLTPTPS
- a CDS encoding aldehyde dehydrogenase family protein, encoding MTRYAAPGSDGAIVSYQSRYDHWIGGEYVPPARGQYFENPSPVNGRPFTEIARGTAEDVERALDAAHAAAPAWGRTSAGDRAALLLKIADRMEAHLEELAVAETWENGKPVRETLAADIPLAIDHFRYFAGALRAQEGSLSEVDDDTIAYHFHEPLGVVGQIIPWNFPILMAVWKLAPALAAGNAVVLKPAEQTPASIHFWLSLVADLLPPGVVNVVNGFGVEAGKPLASSPRVAKIAFTGETTTGRLIMQYASENIRPVTLELGGKSPNIFFDDVWAADDDFRDKALEGFTMFALNQGEVCTCPSRALIQRGHYSEFLEAGIARTEKIAPGHPLDTDTMIGAQASNDQLQKILSYLGIGQQEGAKILTGGQRIEYDGELAGGYYVQPTIFEGDNRMRVFQEEIFGPVVAVTSFSDFDDAVNTANDTLYGLGAGVWTRDINTAYRAGRAIQAGRVWTNCYHAYPAHAAFGGYKQSGIGRENHKMMLEHYQQTKNLLVSYSPKKLGFF
- a CDS encoding carboxymuconolactone decarboxylase family protein; its protein translation is MATASETPVLDTLAAMTVDSVERCGLTPDMFMLTRIAALAASDAPPISYVANIDPALQSGMTADQLQDVLVAIAPIVGTARVMTAAGNIAQALGIAIAVADAEARGGM
- a CDS encoding GMC family oxidoreductase; translation: MSAQNPAHEFDYVVVGGGTAGAVVAARLTEDPESSVCVVEAGPSDVGDENILRLDRWMALLESGYDWDYPVEPQENGNSFLRQARARVLGGCSSHNSCIAFWAPAEDLDEWAAMGCTGWSAKDCFPLYQRLEANDAPGEHHGRTGPVTIRTVPPNDPCGRALLAACEAAGIPTTPFNTGTTVVRGANWFQINARPDGIRSSASVSYLHPVLGRRPKLEVRTGLQAKRLLFGEQGRCTGVEYLEPDAIHSGSVTARREVVVCCGAIDSPKLLMLSGIGPAGHLRDCGVDVRVDSPGVGSHLQDHPEGVIMWEAKQPMVTSSTQWWEIGILADTEPGLDRPDLMLHYGSVPFDMNTYRRGYPTSDNAFCLTPNVTRARSLGTVRLRTRDFRDKPKVDPRYFTHEHDIRVMTCGLRLAREIAAQAPMAEWTGTELAPGPSLRSDDELFSYVRETHNTVYHPAGTVRMGAEDDVDSPLDPQLRVKGVTGLRVADSSVMPLLPAVNPCITTMMIGEKCGDLIRSS